From a region of the Tursiops truncatus isolate mTurTru1 chromosome 2, mTurTru1.mat.Y, whole genome shotgun sequence genome:
- the TUNAR gene encoding protein TUNAR, with the protein MVITSGNDEDRGGQEKESKEESVLAMLGILGTILNLVVIIFVYIYTTL; encoded by the coding sequence ATGGTAATCACGAGTGGAAATGATGAAGACAGAGGAGGCCAGGAGAAAGAGAGCAAAGAAGAGAGTGTCTTGGCGATGCTGGGAATTCTCGGGACCATTCTGAACCTCGTCGTCATCATATTTGTGTACATATACACCACTCTGTGA